One genomic window of Malaciobacter molluscorum LMG 25693 includes the following:
- a CDS encoding sodium:solute symporter family protein: MELQSLIYLFVGISFAIYIGIALWAKAGSTKDFYVAGGGVHPVANGMATAADWMSAASFISMAGIIAFIGSDASAYLMGWTGGYVLLAMLLAPYLRKFGKFTVPDFVGDRYYSDVARTVAVIAVIFVSFTYVAGQMRGVGIVFSRFLQVDVNTGVIIGMVIVFFYSVLGGMKGITYTQVAQYIVMIFAYTIPAIFLSLQVTDTFLPQLGIFGQTTFAFDDGVKVIPEGTYLLHALDSAITDLGFSAYTEPGNLWNMFMLTTALMLGTAGLPHVIVRFFTVPTVKDARVSAGWALVFIAIMYTSASAVAAFSRVNLIKNVQNVEYKAFVNGELSHADGTKNDGNWFRTWEQGGLLAWTDRNGDGKIQYAKGTAFDGPKGKPVFDGEKKAEDGHRITTNGKGMPTQEELAKNNGMHNELYVDRDIMVLANPEIANLPNWVIAFIAAGGLAAALSTAAGLLLVIASAISHDLMGQVIFKDKDTGKSKLTEKSELTWARISAVAAICVAGYLGINPPGFVAQVVAFAFGLAAAAFFPTIILGVFDKRMNKEGAIAGILTGLIFTFGYIVYFVFLGGSKEDYFLGIAPTGIGTVGTILHLIVAFVVSRMTPEPPEHVQEIVENIRIPSGAGAAVDH; the protein is encoded by the coding sequence ATGGAATTACAATCATTAATTTATTTATTCGTAGGTATTTCATTTGCAATATATATTGGTATTGCACTTTGGGCTAAAGCTGGTTCTACAAAAGACTTTTATGTTGCTGGTGGAGGGGTTCATCCAGTAGCAAATGGTATGGCCACAGCAGCAGACTGGATGAGTGCTGCATCATTTATATCAATGGCGGGGATTATTGCTTTTATTGGTAGTGATGCAAGTGCTTACTTAATGGGATGGACAGGTGGATATGTTTTACTTGCCATGCTTTTAGCTCCATATTTAAGAAAATTTGGTAAGTTTACAGTTCCAGATTTTGTTGGAGATAGATACTACTCTGATGTTGCAAGAACAGTTGCAGTTATTGCTGTTATATTTGTATCTTTTACATACGTTGCTGGTCAAATGAGAGGGGTTGGTATCGTATTTTCAAGATTTTTACAAGTTGATGTAAATACAGGTGTAATTATTGGTATGGTAATTGTATTCTTCTACTCTGTACTAGGAGGAATGAAAGGTATTACTTATACACAAGTTGCACAATATATAGTAATGATTTTTGCATATACAATTCCTGCAATTTTCTTATCATTACAAGTTACTGATACATTTTTACCACAATTAGGTATTTTTGGTCAAACAACTTTTGCATTCGATGATGGAGTTAAAGTTATTCCCGAAGGGACATATTTACTACATGCTCTTGATTCTGCCATAACTGACCTTGGTTTTAGTGCTTATACTGAGCCTGGAAACTTATGGAATATGTTTATGTTAACAACTGCATTAATGTTAGGAACTGCTGGTTTACCACATGTTATTGTAAGATTCTTTACAGTACCAACTGTTAAAGATGCTAGAGTTTCTGCAGGTTGGGCTTTAGTATTTATTGCAATAATGTATACATCAGCATCAGCAGTTGCAGCATTTTCAAGAGTAAATTTAATTAAAAATGTTCAAAATGTTGAATATAAAGCTTTTGTAAATGGTGAATTATCACATGCAGATGGAACAAAAAATGATGGTAACTGGTTTAGAACTTGGGAACAAGGTGGACTACTTGCTTGGACAGATAGAAATGGTGATGGTAAGATCCAATATGCTAAAGGTACAGCATTTGATGGACCTAAAGGTAAGCCAGTATTTGATGGTGAGAAAAAAGCAGAAGATGGACATAGAATTACTACAAATGGTAAAGGTATGCCAACACAAGAAGAGTTAGCAAAAAATAATGGTATGCATAATGAATTATATGTTGATAGAGATATTATGGTTCTTGCAAATCCAGAAATTGCAAACTTACCAAACTGGGTAATTGCATTTATTGCAGCTGGGGGACTTGCAGCAGCATTATCAACAGCAGCTGGTTTATTACTTGTAATTGCTTCAGCTATATCACATGATTTAATGGGACAAGTTATCTTTAAAGACAAAGATACAGGTAAATCAAAATTGACAGAAAAATCTGAGTTAACTTGGGCTAGAATATCAGCGGTTGCAGCTATTTGTGTCGCTGGATATTTGGGAATTAACCCTCCAGGATTTGTTGCACAAGTTGTTGCCTTTGCCTTTGGTTTAGCAGCAGCAGCATTCTTCCCTACAATTATTCTTGGTGTATTTGATAAAAGAATGAATAAAGAAGGTGCAATTGCAGGTATTTTAACTGGTCTAATCTTTACATTTGGATACATTGTTTACTTTGTATTCTTAGGGGGAAGTAAAGAAGATTATTTCTTAGGAATTGCTCCTACAGGTATTGGTACAGTGGGTACAATACTTCACTTAATAGTTGCATTTGTGGTATCTAGAATGACACCAGAGCCACCAGAACATGTACAAGAAATTGTTGAAAACATCAGAATCCCTTCAGGAGCTGGTGCAGCAGTTGATCATTAA
- a CDS encoding DUF4212 domain-containing protein — protein MSPEKAQAYWKENISTILKLLVVWFIVSFGCGIIFINELNSIEISGVKLGFWFAQQGAIYVFVILIFVYVKLMTKIDEKYGVNE, from the coding sequence ATGAGTCCTGAAAAAGCTCAAGCTTATTGGAAAGAAAATATATCTACTATATTAAAATTGCTAGTAGTTTGGTTTATCGTTTCTTTTGGTTGTGGAATCATTTTTATAAATGAACTTAATTCAATCGAAATAAGTGGTGTTAAGTTAGGGTTCTGGTTCGCACAACAAGGTGCAATATATGTATTTGTAATTCTTATTTTTGTTTACGTTAAATTAATGACAAAAATAGATGAAAAATATGGCGTAAATGAATAG
- a CDS encoding response regulator transcription factor has product MKILLLEDELMLNNAITEYLKDIGHMIESFTDGQQVIDNVDGSFDLLILDINVPKKDGFEILEELNKKKIYVPTIYISAQVDIEDITKAYELGCREYIKKPFHLGELGIKINQILKKDQKNTSHMRFSEHYSYAKDTQTLYFNGEPQTLTKKQSEIIHILALNINMIVDFERFRIDIWKGEDIDNPTIRAEISRLKKALKEDFIKNIRGLGYKIDRFYSI; this is encoded by the coding sequence ATGAAAATACTACTTCTAGAAGATGAATTAATGTTAAATAATGCAATTACAGAATATCTAAAAGATATTGGACATATGATAGAGAGTTTTACAGATGGGCAACAAGTTATTGATAATGTTGATGGCTCTTTTGATTTATTAATTTTAGATATAAATGTTCCTAAAAAAGATGGTTTTGAAATATTAGAAGAACTAAATAAAAAAAAGATTTATGTTCCTACTATATATATCAGTGCTCAAGTAGATATTGAAGATATTACAAAAGCATATGAACTGGGTTGTAGAGAATATATAAAAAAACCTTTTCATCTTGGTGAATTAGGTATAAAAATAAATCAAATACTAAAAAAAGATCAAAAAAATACTTCTCATATGAGATTTAGTGAACACTATTCTTACGCAAAAGATACTCAAACATTATATTTTAATGGAGAACCCCAAACATTAACAAAAAAACAATCTGAAATCATTCATATTCTAGCATTAAATATAAATATGATTGTAGATTTTGAAAGATTCAGAATCGATATTTGGAAAGGTGAAGATATAGATAATCCTACAATTAGAGCAGAAATTTCTAGGTTAAAGAAAGCATTAAAAGAGGATTTTATTAAAAATATAAGAGGTTTAGGCTATAAAATCGATAGATTTTACTCTATATAA
- a CDS encoding sensor histidine kinase, whose product MFKAKSLYQLIVYSIIFIIVLISFFTVIIIDNTFEEFQEKIKIIKSNYINKQKDIIKQDIINTIKFIEFYHNINKNKKSEDQIKKEVILAIKNMEVQNDIDNYTFIYSFDGTSIYYPRKKEERKSLEYMNKNGTTIVKDLINISKNKDGGFIKYTWYKPEIKKEANKISYAMSYKPWNWTIGKGVYLDNIQKLVREKENEYDEKISNSTLQITSLTIMLVLYSIFIFKNATLLIANEVKQIGNYFKKTQTDEKPINQDKILFNEFKTIVNYANEALTSIKYKKHLLEDINKNLEVSVQEKTKELTNLIESQKQFLKNSVHEINTPLAIIQTNIDLLKRKIPDNRYITNIESGSKLIQNIYNDLSFMIKKDRVEYTKKYLNFSEILQSRIDFFEEIAKSNSLFFISNIEEDIYIKFNKTQLQRIIDNNISNAIKYSYAKSPIYIKLKYINDEQIDFEIKTASEQIDNKDKIFDDFYRENSARGGFGLGLRIVKEICDKNFVIIKLDSNEQETKFTYRFNINENTTSRR is encoded by the coding sequence TTGTTTAAAGCCAAATCACTATATCAACTTATTGTCTATAGTATCATCTTTATTATTGTACTTATATCTTTTTTTACAGTTATTATAATTGATAATACATTTGAAGAGTTTCAAGAAAAAATAAAAATAATAAAAAGCAATTATATTAATAAACAAAAAGATATTATTAAACAAGATATTATAAATACAATTAAATTTATTGAGTTTTATCACAATATAAATAAAAATAAAAAAAGTGAAGACCAAATAAAAAAAGAAGTAATCCTTGCAATTAAAAATATGGAAGTACAAAATGATATAGATAATTATACCTTTATTTATTCTTTTGATGGAACTTCAATATATTATCCAAGAAAAAAAGAAGAACGAAAATCACTTGAATATATGAATAAAAATGGCACAACTATAGTAAAAGATTTAATTAATATATCTAAAAATAAAGATGGTGGATTTATTAAATATACTTGGTATAAACCAGAAATAAAAAAAGAAGCAAATAAGATCTCTTATGCAATGTCGTACAAACCATGGAATTGGACTATAGGCAAAGGTGTATATTTAGATAATATACAAAAGTTAGTAAGAGAAAAAGAGAATGAATATGATGAAAAAATCTCAAACTCAACTTTACAAATAACATCTTTAACTATAATGTTAGTTTTATATTCAATTTTCATATTTAAAAATGCAACTTTGCTTATTGCAAATGAAGTAAAACAAATAGGTAATTACTTCAAAAAAACACAAACAGATGAGAAGCCAATAAATCAAGATAAAATACTTTTCAATGAATTCAAAACTATTGTAAACTATGCAAATGAAGCTTTAACTAGTATAAAATATAAAAAACATCTACTTGAAGATATAAATAAAAATTTGGAAGTAAGTGTTCAAGAAAAAACAAAAGAACTAACAAACTTAATTGAATCACAAAAGCAGTTTTTAAAAAACTCAGTACATGAAATAAATACGCCATTAGCTATTATTCAAACAAATATAGATTTACTTAAAAGAAAAATACCGGACAATAGATATATAACAAATATAGAATCTGGTTCAAAACTAATTCAGAATATTTATAATGATTTATCTTTTATGATAAAAAAAGATCGAGTTGAATATACAAAAAAGTATCTTAACTTTTCTGAAATCCTACAATCAAGAATTGATTTTTTTGAGGAAATAGCAAAATCAAATAGTCTATTTTTTATTTCTAATATCGAAGAAGATATTTATATTAAATTTAATAAAACGCAACTACAAAGAATAATTGATAACAATATATCAAATGCTATAAAATATTCATATGCAAAATCTCCAATATATATCAAATTGAAATATATAAATGATGAGCAAATTGATTTTGAGATAAAAACTGCATCTGAACAAATTGATAATAAAGATAAAATATTCGATGATTTTTATAGAGAAAATAGTGCACGTGGTGGTTTTGGCCTAGGATTAAGAATCGTAAAAGAAATTTGTGATAAGAACTTCGTTATAATCAAATTAGACTCAAATGAACAAGAAACAAAATTTACTTATAGGTTTAATATAAATGAAAATACTACTTCTAGAAGATGA
- a CDS encoding CinA family protein has translation MYDDIFDKIKMQKLQDLLREHNKTITSAESCTGGLIASMITELSGSSDIFNGAIVSYSNEIKMQELNVKNDNLDNFGAVSIEVVNDMLNGSINKFNADFSIATSGIAGPTGATKNKPVGTVVIGIGSKVHGNHIEIYHFNGDRKSVQIQAAKTSFKKFLLFFEKTLDK, from the coding sequence ATGTATGATGATATATTTGATAAAATAAAAATGCAAAAACTTCAAGATCTATTAAGAGAACATAATAAAACAATTACAAGTGCAGAAAGTTGTACTGGTGGATTAATTGCTTCTATGATAACGGAATTATCAGGATCCTCAGATATATTTAATGGAGCAATAGTCTCTTATTCAAATGAAATAAAAATGCAAGAATTAAATGTAAAAAATGATAATTTAGATAACTTTGGTGCAGTTAGTATTGAGGTCGTAAATGATATGCTAAATGGCTCTATAAATAAATTTAATGCAGATTTTTCAATTGCAACAAGTGGTATTGCAGGACCAACTGGAGCTACAAAAAATAAGCCTGTAGGTACAGTTGTAATAGGAATTGGTTCCAAGGTTCATGGAAATCACATAGAGATTTATCACTTCAATGGAGATAGAAAATCTGTACAAATACAAGCTGCTAAAACTAGTTTTAAAAAATTTTTATTATTTTTTGAAAAAACCCTTGACAAATAA
- a CDS encoding FAD-dependent oxidoreductase: MNEKHYEVVIVGGGISGAALFYELAKYTNVKSLCMLEKYEDLATLNTKGTSNSQTIHVGDIETNYTLEKAKITKRTAKMVEKFCLQYDLQDKVMFKHQKMALGVGEKEVEFIRNRYEEFKTVFPYLELWDKEKLKELEPKLVYLEDGSERPEPILAMGAKDQYTTVEYGQMTKELAKAAQACDDVVTDIFFNSQVDEIEKVGDKYKLTTTSGTVFTADFVVVDAGAHSLYLAHKMGHGKHMGCLPMAGSFYITGGEFLNGKVYMVQNDKLPFAALHGDPDILADGKTRFGPTALMLPKLERYKPGTYLDFLKTLNLDGNIIKIFWDLLKDSEIRNYVFKNFLFEVPVLNKKLFVKDARKIVPSLKEEDIEYAKGFGGVRPQVLNKKEQKLMLGEASINTGEGIIFNMTPSPGATSCLGNAQRDVKTISEYLNLEFDEKQFLEDLTDKE; encoded by the coding sequence ATGAATGAAAAACATTATGAAGTAGTTATTGTCGGTGGAGGGATCTCTGGCGCAGCTCTATTCTACGAGCTAGCTAAATATACAAATGTTAAAAGCCTTTGTATGTTAGAAAAATATGAAGACTTAGCTACTTTAAATACAAAAGGTACAAGTAACTCTCAAACTATCCATGTAGGAGATATTGAGACTAACTATACTTTAGAAAAAGCAAAAATCACAAAACGAACTGCAAAAATGGTTGAAAAATTTTGTTTACAATACGACTTGCAAGACAAAGTTATGTTCAAACACCAGAAAATGGCACTTGGGGTGGGTGAAAAAGAAGTTGAGTTTATTAGAAATAGATATGAAGAGTTTAAAACAGTTTTCCCTTATTTAGAATTGTGGGATAAAGAAAAACTAAAAGAGTTAGAACCAAAATTAGTATATTTGGAAGATGGAAGTGAAAGACCTGAACCTATTTTAGCTATGGGTGCAAAAGATCAATATACAACTGTTGAATATGGACAAATGACTAAAGAACTAGCAAAAGCTGCACAAGCATGTGATGATGTTGTTACAGACATTTTCTTTAACTCACAAGTTGATGAGATAGAAAAAGTAGGAGATAAATATAAATTAACTACTACTTCTGGTACAGTATTTACAGCTGATTTTGTTGTTGTTGATGCTGGTGCACACTCTTTATACTTAGCTCACAAAATGGGACATGGTAAACATATGGGTTGTCTTCCTATGGCAGGAAGTTTCTATATTACTGGTGGTGAGTTCTTAAATGGTAAAGTATATATGGTTCAAAATGACAAATTACCATTTGCCGCACTTCATGGAGACCCTGATATCTTAGCTGATGGAAAAACAAGATTTGGACCAACTGCACTTATGCTTCCAAAATTAGAAAGATACAAACCAGGTACATATTTAGATTTCTTAAAAACACTAAATTTAGATGGAAATATTATTAAAATATTCTGGGATTTATTAAAAGATAGCGAAATTAGAAACTACGTATTTAAAAACTTTTTATTTGAAGTACCAGTTTTAAATAAAAAACTATTTGTAAAAGATGCTAGAAAAATTGTTCCTTCTTTAAAAGAAGAAGATATAGAATATGCAAAAGGATTTGGAGGTGTTAGACCTCAAGTTCTAAATAAAAAAGAACAAAAACTAATGCTTGGTGAAGCTTCTATAAATACTGGTGAAGGAATAATATTCAATATGACTCCAAGTCCAGGTGCTACTTCATGCTTAGGTAATGCTCAAAGAGATGTTAAAACTATTTCAGAATACTTGAACTTGGAATTTGATGAAAAACAATTTTTAGAAGACCTAACAGACAAAGAATAA
- the ileS gene encoding isoleucine--tRNA ligase — translation MDYKDSLLLPNTKFPMRGNLPQNEPKRYKSWEEKKVYDRMKKNREGKPSFTLHDGPPYANGHIHIGHALNKILKDIIVKYHYFNGKSVRYVPGWDCHGLPIEQKVEEKIGSSKKKELPKSKIRQLCREHAARFIDIQREEFKQLGVIGDWDNPYMTMDFQFEANIYRELCAIAQKGLLVQRSKPVYWSWAAQTALAEAEVEYEDKTSPSIFVAFKHQDLDASLIIWTTTPWTLPANTAISLNGEEEYVITTDKFIVAKKLYNSLVEQEVIKGKIEKTIMATELENTVAINPLNGRTSKIILGDHVEMESGTGCVHTAGGHGEDDYKVSLRYGLDVIMPVDDYGKYDETIVREKLFKDTDKYLGVHVFKANELILEDLGDALLKYTDIRHSYPHCWRTHKPIIFRATKQWFISIDDNYGEKNNTLRQNALEVVENIKFYPEWGRNRLKSMLEGRPDWCISRQRDWGVPIAFFRNKKTDEIIFDEKVLNYVAMIFEQKGCDAWYDLSIEELLYPGSGLNPEDLEKTMDILDVWFDSGSTQNAVLRSRNYDAGTFPADMYLEGSDQHRGWFQSSLLTTLASNEIAPYKALVTHGFTMDEKGEKMSKSKGNVIDPAKIMKQYGSEILRLWVAMSDYQNDQKISENILKQNAELYRKIRNTSRFLLANIDDLDEVVSIDKMGILDKWILSKAKKVFTEIEESFEIYEFSKGLNKLNNFLVVDLSGIYLDVCKDRLYCDDKNDIHRRSSQSAMALIAKKLISTLACILTYTMDELLEYAPSFMKDNLEDIFDIENEKLVEVETNLNEEIVLKAKEKFSEVIDTLKKDKVIKSTLELGISTNCEDILSLPQVESEDLFLVSSVRKDYEGEVLVTFEIDSIKFDVFKIQEHKCPRCWKFKSQAEDELCQRCESVIG, via the coding sequence ATGGATTATAAAGACAGTTTATTACTTCCAAATACTAAATTTCCAATGAGAGGAAATTTACCGCAAAATGAGCCTAAGAGATATAAATCTTGGGAAGAAAAAAAAGTTTACGACAGAATGAAAAAAAATAGAGAAGGTAAACCTAGTTTTACACTTCATGATGGACCTCCATATGCAAATGGACATATTCATATAGGTCATGCATTAAATAAAATTTTAAAAGATATTATTGTTAAATATCACTATTTTAATGGAAAATCTGTTAGATATGTTCCAGGGTGGGACTGTCATGGTTTACCAATTGAGCAAAAAGTTGAAGAAAAAATTGGTAGTTCAAAGAAAAAAGAACTTCCAAAGTCAAAAATTAGACAATTATGTAGAGAACATGCAGCAAGATTTATTGATATTCAAAGAGAAGAGTTTAAACAACTTGGTGTTATAGGTGATTGGGATAATCCTTATATGACTATGGATTTTCAATTTGAAGCGAATATTTATAGAGAATTATGTGCGATTGCACAAAAGGGTTTATTAGTTCAAAGAAGTAAACCTGTATATTGGTCTTGGGCTGCACAAACTGCACTAGCTGAAGCAGAAGTTGAATATGAAGATAAAACTTCTCCTTCAATTTTTGTAGCATTTAAACATCAAGATTTAGATGCAAGTTTAATTATTTGGACAACAACACCTTGGACTCTTCCTGCAAATACAGCAATTTCGTTAAATGGTGAAGAAGAGTATGTTATTACAACAGATAAATTTATTGTTGCAAAAAAACTTTATAATTCATTAGTTGAGCAAGAAGTAATCAAAGGTAAAATAGAAAAAACAATTATGGCTACAGAATTAGAAAATACAGTTGCTATAAATCCACTAAATGGTAGAACATCTAAAATAATATTAGGTGATCATGTTGAAATGGAATCTGGTACAGGTTGTGTTCATACAGCAGGTGGACATGGTGAAGATGACTACAAAGTTAGTTTAAGATATGGACTTGATGTTATTATGCCAGTTGATGATTATGGTAAATATGATGAGACAATTGTTAGAGAAAAATTATTTAAAGATACAGATAAATATTTAGGTGTACATGTATTTAAAGCAAATGAGTTAATTTTAGAAGATTTAGGTGATGCATTATTAAAATATACAGATATTAGACACTCTTATCCTCATTGTTGGAGAACTCATAAACCAATTATTTTTAGAGCTACTAAACAATGGTTTATTTCAATTGATGATAATTATGGTGAAAAAAATAATACATTAAGACAAAATGCACTTGAAGTTGTAGAAAATATTAAATTTTATCCAGAATGGGGAAGAAATAGATTAAAATCAATGTTAGAAGGAAGACCTGACTGGTGTATCTCAAGACAAAGAGATTGGGGTGTTCCAATTGCATTTTTTAGAAATAAAAAGACTGATGAAATCATTTTTGATGAAAAAGTTCTTAATTATGTTGCAATGATTTTTGAACAAAAAGGTTGTGATGCATGGTACGATTTATCTATTGAAGAATTATTATATCCAGGAAGTGGTTTAAATCCAGAAGATTTAGAAAAAACAATGGATATTTTAGATGTGTGGTTTGATTCAGGTTCTACTCAAAATGCAGTATTAAGAAGTAGAAATTATGATGCTGGAACATTCCCTGCTGATATGTATTTAGAAGGAAGTGACCAACATAGAGGTTGGTTCCAATCTTCTTTATTAACAACTTTAGCATCAAATGAAATTGCACCTTATAAAGCTTTAGTAACTCATGGTTTTACTATGGATGAAAAAGGTGAAAAAATGTCTAAGTCTAAAGGAAATGTAATAGATCCTGCAAAAATTATGAAACAATATGGTTCTGAAATACTTAGACTTTGGGTAGCAATGAGTGATTATCAAAATGATCAAAAAATTTCAGAAAATATTTTAAAACAAAATGCAGAACTTTATAGAAAAATCAGAAATACATCAAGATTTTTACTTGCAAATATTGATGATTTAGATGAGGTTGTATCTATAGATAAAATGGGAATTTTAGATAAATGGATTTTATCAAAAGCTAAAAAAGTATTTACAGAAATAGAAGAATCTTTTGAAATTTATGAATTTTCTAAAGGATTAAATAAATTAAATAACTTCTTAGTTGTTGATTTATCAGGTATATATTTAGATGTTTGTAAAGATAGATTATATTGTGATGATAAAAATGATATTCATAGAAGAAGTTCTCAAAGTGCAATGGCACTTATTGCTAAAAAATTAATATCAACTCTAGCTTGTATTTTAACATATACGATGGATGAGTTATTAGAATATGCTCCTTCATTTATGAAAGATAATTTAGAAGATATTTTTGATATTGAAAATGAAAAATTAGTTGAAGTTGAAACTAATCTTAATGAAGAAATTGTATTAAAAGCTAAAGAGAAGTTTTCTGAAGTGATTGATACACTTAAAAAAGATAAAGTAATAAAATCAACTTTAGAATTAGGTATTTCAACAAATTGTGAAGATATTTTATCTTTACCTCAAGTTGAATCAGAAGATTTATTTTTAGTTAGTAGTGTAAGAAAAGATTATGAAGGTGAAGTTTTAGTAACTTTTGAAATTGATTCGATTAAATTTGATGTATTTAAAATACAAGAGCATAAATGTCCTAGATGTTGGAAATTTAAATCACAAGCAGAAGATGAATTATGCCAAAGATGTGAAAGTGTGATAGGATAA
- a CDS encoding NifU family protein yields the protein MMPFSDEDLKLPVSSIIESKIAPMLAQDGGAISLLSIKNGKIYVQLQGACVGCSSSGSTLKYVVEKELQASIHPDLVIVNVPQGMENKLEEL from the coding sequence ATGATGCCATTTTCAGATGAAGATTTAAAACTTCCTGTAAGTTCTATAATAGAAAGTAAAATTGCGCCTATGTTAGCACAAGATGGTGGAGCTATTTCATTATTATCAATAAAAAATGGAAAAATATATGTACAATTACAAGGTGCATGTGTAGGATGTAGTTCAAGTGGAAGCACTTTGAAATATGTAGTGGAAAAAGAGTTACAAGCTTCAATTCACCCAGATTTAGTTATTGTAAATGTGCCACAAGGTATGGAAAATAAACTAGAGGAACTTTAA
- a CDS encoding Mob1/phocein family protein codes for MINERRLLNEANSYFLNKEYDKALFIYSQLSSLFPKKEEYKVYSLFCDIATEDEQKALSLYDYFCVAVEEDKDAAISYVEQAINAYDGDIDNMMNLLYDITETSVETLDAIKYEDFIQLVESRGSFRVAFEDIMFSTKVAIETKEDFFDFVSKLIDNGFNTTAYSYLDGFNEYFSYDKKLEELYKKLEEKNIVNNHK; via the coding sequence ATGATAAATGAAAGAAGATTATTGAATGAAGCAAATTCATATTTTTTAAATAAAGAGTATGACAAAGCACTATTTATTTATTCTCAACTTTCTTCTTTATTCCCTAAAAAAGAAGAGTATAAAGTATATTCTCTTTTTTGTGATATTGCAACAGAAGATGAACAAAAAGCATTATCACTATATGATTATTTTTGTGTTGCTGTAGAAGAAGATAAAGATGCAGCAATTTCTTATGTAGAGCAAGCAATAAATGCTTATGATGGTGATATAGATAATATGATGAATCTATTATATGATATTACAGAAACAAGTGTAGAAACATTAGATGCAATTAAATATGAAGATTTTATACAATTAGTAGAATCAAGAGGATCTTTTAGAGTTGCTTTTGAGGATATTATGTTTTCTACAAAAGTAGCTATTGAAACAAAAGAAGATTTTTTTGATTTTGTTTCTAAATTAATTGATAATGGATTTAATACTACTGCATATAGCTATTTAGATGGTTTTAATGAGTACTTTAGTTATGATAAAAAATTAGAAGAGCTATATAAAAAATTAGAAGAGAAAAACATTGTTAATAACCATAAATAA